The window CAAATTCCACAGGCTAATGGTACAAGACTCATTCACGATCACAACATCAGTGGACCAGCCATACTGTTACAGGAAAGTCCAATAATCTAaaccaagtatatatatatttatattttttttaagtaagaaactttattgatcgaatgaaactaggcaaagcccatgtatacaggaagtatacaaaagagacacctcattacattctagaaagctgaaaagaaagcaaaaacttATGAATATTCCCTCCCTTTAACCCAAGTATTTCTTAACACAAataattacttatcaaaaagtaAATTAAGATTTTACGTCCAAAGCCCTTTAACAAATAAACCCGAGATCTTctatttcctcttttcttttttgaaagcTGAAATATTCAAGATTTTATCCCTAAAACCATTCAGATGATCATGCTACTATTGCACGCAGTTAGAAGAAAGAATAGCTGATAGGAGTTTTCAGTTTCTCTCAGTGAAAGAGGGGGGCACACTTGTATAGTCAAGGAAATTAGGAGGAGTGCACAAATGGGTGGTGATATTTGGTCTGCGCAGAAATTTGATTAAGTTTTCTTTCGGTATCTCCATTTTTTCCCCCTAAAAATAAGTTTAGGTTGTATACTGATAACATCAATAACTGGTGTTTTTTCCCCTTTCACCTTGCTTGCAAGcaagattattcatacttgggTCTTGAATGATTGTTTTATTCTTGTAGGCACTGTTTTATTCAGCATTACTTTGTGCACGTGAAATGCTTGCTCCAGAGGATGGATCGGCTGATCTTCTACGGGCACTGAACAATCGTCTGGTAGCTCTGTCATTCCACATCAGAGAGTATTATTGGATTGATTCGAGAAAGCTAAACGAGATTTACCGTTATAAGACTGAGGAGTACTCGTATGATGCAGTTAATAAGTTCAATATATACCCCGATCAGATTCCGCCTTGGCTGGTGGAATGGATACCCAATAAAGGTGGCTATCTAATCGGAAATTTGCAACCAGCTCACATGGATTTTCGATTTTTTTCTCTAGGAAACTTGTGGTCTGTTGTAAGCAGTCTTGCAACTTTGGATCAGTCACATGCCATATTGGATCTCATTGAAGCCAAATGGGTTGACTTGGTGGCAGATATGCCATTAAAGATATGTTATCCTGCTCTTGAAGGTCAGGAGTGGCAGATTATCACAGGAAGTGATCCTAAGAACACGTAATGTGTCCCTTATCTTCCTTTGTAATGATAACCTacttttttcttcaactttgcTGTTTCATTCATGCCAAGGTTCGTTTATTTTTGATGCAGCGCTTGGTCCTACCACAATGCAGGTTCTTGGCCAACTCTGCTCTGGCAGGTTAGTTCTGGTGGTATTAATTAGGCAAAATTTGTATGTTTCAAGCATAAAAGGCAAAACGTgttcataattttttgtatgtctaggtgtttttttttttttggcttttacaAACACTGATCCCATTGGATGGATCTTAACTTTCTGGGCTCTGTATGGAATGTCTGCTTTATCTTTTTAGTTTGCCTATAGATTGCAAACGCATCTCAATAATTATGCATAATCAATCAGGTCAGTTTCAACCAAGTATTGACAGATATACAGTGATTTAACAGTCTGGATATCTCTGCAGCTCACAGTTGCATGCATAAAGACGAATAGACCAGAAATTGCTGCGAGAGCTGTTGAAATTGCTGAGAAACGCATATCACGAGACAACTGGCCTGAATATTATGACACCAAAAGAGGAAGGTTTATCGGAAAACAAGCACGCCTGTTCCAAACCTGGTCTATTGCAGGATACCTTGTAGCAAAGCTCCTGCTTGCAGACCCAAGTAAAGCCAAGATTCTGATTACAGAAGAGGATTCTGAACTTGTCAATGCCTTCCTCAGTGCCAACCCAAGAAGAAAGCGTGGTCGGAAGAATTTGAAACAGACTTATATAGTATGAGTTCATCTACATTCATATGAATACTATTTAGAGTTTAAGTCTGATTTATGGTTTAATTTGGCAAAGtgtaatttttcattgaatGGTTGTGTTGTAATGAAATTGGTAGACGGGTCTTATTCATGTATCCTAATATTCAGGACTTGAAATGTCACCCCCTTAGAATATTGGGGGCCCTAGAAACTGTCATTTTGTAAACATgtatatcatataataaatgGAGGACAATGTCTTAGGGAGTTCGATTACGAGTGAAGAAACCACTTCTGTTTCTATTCAGGTGATTAACATGCTGTTTTCGAATTACTCATCGTCTTGATAAGATTGTGATTAAAGGCCAAGGATGACAAGACTAGTCTACTTCACTTCATCTGCGCCGAAGTTAACAGTCCAATGCTCTATCACTAGCTGAGCTATCCATTGGAAATTGGTTAGATCATACCAATATCTCAAGGAACATCTCGATTCATGAAAAATAGACATGCAACATTACAAGACAGAATACTAGGTTTATAAGATTTTTGCATAGTTATCAACTTCCCAGTCTTAAAAGAGAACCAACAAACAAATAATAGCCTGTAGAAACAAGATTTGGTGAGTTCTACTAATTCTTGGTACAATAGATGATATCCTAATTCCTCAATCAAAGAGACTGAAGCCCATATCctgcaaaaaaaacaaaagaacagaAACGTCAGATAAAATGGGACTGTATACAACTGTTTGAAAAAGTAACAAGTTGAGCCTGTATGCCAAATAGTTTAGTCAATCAAGAGGATTTGGAGTTGTTTCCCATTCCTACAATTCTCCTGGGAGTCTACTGGGTCAGTCTTCCCCATGCGGGATCCGTGGCAAAAATGAGGAGACAGAAAGGGGGAGGAGAAGGGGGGTCCCATTTCCAGGGTATAAGATCTCAATGGCTGAATTTCCCATGGCAGCCACACGTactttaaaaagaatttgatgGCATTGAGGTTCTTGGAATTATGAATGGCCAGAAGAGTTGAATGACAGTCACTTTTAGAATACTTACATCATCTGACTCCTCTTTCTCTTCcactttttcctctttctttggCTCCGCTGCAGCAGAAGCAGGAGCAGCAGCACCACCGCCACCACCTGTTGCTGCAAATGCAacagcaccaccaccaccagaagGCACGGATGCCAATTTCTCTCTTCCAGATGCAATTAGTTCAGTAATATCTTTACCCTTGACTTCGGACAAGAGCAGCTCGATCTTATCATCATCAGCTTCAGCTCCAACTACAGAGCAAAGTAGCAATTAGTCAATGacaacatataaattataaaaatttctttggtttttatATGCAAAGGATGCTAGTCATAATCATAACCAAATCCTTCCGGAACAATAATCCAGAGTTCAATCTTCATTATCTAATCAAATCCTAAGTCTACAGTTTGGCAATGATTCAGTAATTAAACTTACAAGAAtccatatttttcctttcattccAGGTATTATATCATCAACCGGAATCCAGACTAATTCTTAATCTAAATGGGGCCAAgaaactaaaacagaaaaaatttcTCACTTAGTAAGAactgggttttatttttttattattggcaccaggtgtccaggaacagcatcccgactaattccgaaggtgcacaggccctcggcaaggagctTCCTGTAAGTGCACCTCCggtaattcaaagaaaaaatccccCAATCCGATACCAAAACTATTCAAAGAATCAAAACCAGAATTATTCCAGGAACTAGTCTCTAAATAAAACTAAGATAGACCAATagtcataaaaatttatttgggtatgaagtttaaaaaatcaaacctttaaaaaaagaggaaataTCGACAACTTTTACCTATCCATTTTGCTAATAACATATACTAAGTGGCAGGTCCAGCGAGCCTGTCCTAGCTAACAAACAGAAGCCCAAAACTTTGTCCAAATGCTTAGGGAAGCTCGGATTTGACCACTTCAAACAAAAGTTCCTATAAGTGCAGAACAATCATGTTCGTGCATTTCTTCCACTTAGTATTATATAATGTCCAcataactaaaaaatattagCAACTGCCAACTGTTAATCTAAGTTACAAGTTTAGATCAACCCCGGAGTAGCATGATAGACTACATGCAACGTAGAAGAGAACAGGCCAAATCTACCAGAAACCAAACAAGTGGATTTAGCCTC is drawn from Juglans regia cultivar Chandler chromosome 5, Walnut 2.0, whole genome shotgun sequence and contains these coding sequences:
- the LOC108984253 gene encoding 60S acidic ribosomal protein P2-like, which encodes MKVIAAYLLAVLAGNTSPSADDLKDILGSVGAEADDDKIELLLSEVKGKDITELIASGREKLASVPSGGGGAVAFAATGGGGGAAAPASAAAEPKKEEKVEEKEESDDDMGFSLFD